tgggtcatagcaactcttagttgtgcataagatcagctaagggaatcaagtgcacagagtcctgctgggattcagaggcgtaaggaatgcgactgtaccttgatcagtgtgagattggttagggatcaactacattccagtccaaatttaacttggagtaggctagtgtctgtaggggcttaatacagtattgtgttcaaagctagactaggtcccggggtttttctgcatttgcggtttcctcgttaataaaatttctggtgtttgtgttatttctttttcgcattatattttatatataattgaaatatcacaggttgtatgaaAGTTCAATcagttgtgaatccaacctttggttgttgattaaattgattaacacttggatattggtttttaataccatccaagttatttcttatattcaatcaggctcgcaaatttctatttgtttgattgcagattgaattgagaaattgagatacaactcttggatatacttttcttatgattgagtcagactgtctaattgattctcttgaaagtatattggagtttttccatacaaattgctaagagaaatattggatgtggttgttacacccccactttttcagaccATCTCTAATACCCGGATTTcccctggacagtatcaggaggatcgtaTCGTGGAGTCTgaagagactcaagtaatatcttagatgcacaaagctcgagtTCCAAGATAGGTACTTCTAATAGGGATACTTTacgatcacaagaaccatcactacccccaaacataAGGTAATCATCATTCTCAGAAATCCCTAAAACTATTACTTGAATTTCTGGGTCCTTAGAATCTGAAAAATACTCGAGAGCTTCTTCTAAAAACTGGTCAcacatctgatctaagagaatggtctcataaaattcatctaaagaatcaTCAAATAAAGTGTCGTGCCAATGATCCTgaactagatcctgaactaaagtgttaatcatattcacttcttctaaatcatcgatcTAAGAAGGTTGTTtagtaacattaaatacatttagttctGTGggaatattaccaaaggatatgttcataaatttggttctacagttgatgacatCATTAAATATAGCGAAAAACGAAACCCACTGGTATTTGAGCATTAGATGTGCTCATCGATATTTGAGCACTTTGGTCCTGAGCAGGCTATTTAGAACAATgaaatccactagataaataaacCTTTCAAACTCAATCAGagcatcctctatgacaccacgagggactttgacagacctatcaactAATTGCAGTGTCtttgtcggtttcaacttactAAGACCTAACTGATTGTATACATGATataggagtaagttaacactagatcctaagtcaagcaatgacTTATCCACTAAGTGATtcccgatcacacaagatatggtggggcatccagggtctttatacttaggaggtttttggttcagaaggattgaacttacttgaccaactAAAAAGTTCTGATGAATTTTCCGGTGAGTTGTGAAAGCCGAAACTCATTTTTGGCTTGTTGCAATATTTCCTCTTGAAGGAGAAAATTATGATATCGCTTAAAAAAATTCCTACCGAATTGTATATCATGTCTCAACGATCCAGATTCACCCATACATATGCAAGATATTAGTGTTACCGCTAGTTAGATCGATGACCCGATCAATATTAATGGATACGTTAATGGATACTGGTTACGAGATTTTGGTATCGTTGGGAAATCACTTCGCGTCTTGTTTGTATGTTCAGTTTAATGTTGTAACCTCAGGCTTAGTCCTGTTgatttattaaaaagaaaaagattcaACACCTAACCTCCAAAAATCTCGAAACAAATCAAGAATTACTACGACAACGATTCTACCAGtagatattttttattttctgaatcacaaatattttatcaataagaaaaaattaattcaaaaATACAGGACCACAAACAGAATTAAAGAAAGGCCAACTACATAGGCTTCAATACAACCGAAATACGGGCCTAACAAAACATATAGTACTCAACATTTGGCATTTACATTCTTGCCAGGAAAGTAGGTCTACCAAAGTTTATTTGCCTTTGTCCTGCAGCCATTTAAGCTACTATTTTTGCACTTGTGTCTGCAGAAAAATTACCTCTTTGAAGCATTGACAAAATCTTATTGTATGAATCTTACAAATTGCCTTATGCCATCTTATTTTTATGAACCAAGACACATTATTTTCAGCTAATTCAGTAATCACTGTCTTAGAATCTGAATTAATTATTATATATTGTAACTTCCAATCAACAGCTAACTCAACTGCACAAATCACTACATAAACTTCAGCAATATAATTGGTTGCAATACCAATTCCACTAGTAAGAGTCTCCATTAGGTGATCTCTGATTACCACACCAAAACCTGCAGCTTCAGAGTTACCAAAGGATGCTCCATCACAGCAAAGCATAGTAAATCCAGTATTTTATGGTTTTCAATTACAAGTTTCAATGCGTTAAAACTTGATTCTCCTAGGACCAAGATTGAAAAAGGATATTATCATACTTTTGGTTCCACTTGTTACTTTTAATTCGGAAGCCACCCTCAAAaacagttttttattttttatttctatcCTGCACTTGATTAAGATAATTAATAAGGGAAAAGCCATTTTTATTAGAGGGAAAGCCGATTTGGTCTATAATATTTGACTTTATGTTAAGATTGGGTGGATTTCATAATAAGCTTTCCCTtgtccattttttttgtttggtcgAGTTTAACTTCCCTCGTCCTCTCTCTGTTGCCGTACATATGTTATTGTTGTCATTCAATTTCTACGAAACTAAACTAATATATAGGGTTCTGTTCACATCAAACTACTCCGTGTACGCCATGGATTGGATATGTTCGTGATCCAATAAAAAACTCAAAGTATTGCAATCTTTGAATGGATAAGAATGCAGGATACACACACCTACTTGATTGACTATGTACTTGTTAATGAATTGCAAAACGGTCGCCATTATGTACAATTCAATCTCCTAAAAATTTTCCAACAATTGCCACTTGTATAGATGTAAGAAATTATAGATGTAAGAAACATTGATATATATTTGCTCTCGTATACGATAGCTTGCTCCATTTTAGTACTTCACCAGTCCACCTTTGTAAGTATTTGGATGTTACCAAGGGTTTGTTAATTAGGGTTAAGCGGGACGCGAATGGTAATGTAGGAACGGTGATATAGGAAAATCTAAACACCAGGAGTATTTTCCATAGGggaaagtttattttgattccaCCGAATATTGACCAGAAGTCAAATAGCCGAGACCTGGGTCAGCTTTCCCTTTAGTAAAAGTGCCTTTCCCCCTAGCAATTATCTTGATTAAAAGGAGTGGGTCATACCTCTCGCATTTAGAAAAAACCACCGGAAAAGCTCGGAGGTAAATCTAATTTCAATATTTGTTTACGAAAATGAGACTTTTAGCCTACTACTAATATATGACCCATTTTTtcagaaacctattttgaggcatactagatttttttgaggcatactagataatgccaaaatagggtcactaaataaaaaacaacatcacccctcatccaccatttttgataatggcataactatccttatataattagtgtaaatgattatgattagaattgattaattatgaattttaaggattgattaaacattaaattattagtggtgaattagtagaaaaatcaaatatATGTgtgagagttgggatttttgagaggaagaagaagaagtgaagaaaaaaagcttgggttttgacttttgagattttagtgattagaagtgaccaaaatgtgtgattcaaatcagatgtaaacttctatcgaggtttaatttccttttataagttgaatctgccaaaaaattgaatttttaaaacccagatccgCTGACCAggtgaacagttcggctgataacttttgagccgaacttcgctcagaaactgaatcatccactaggttcggcttgaaaaattgaggttcggctggaaaattgaggttcggctgaaaatattgtaaagtcgcattagccgaacatagtgtttctctaaatcatacactaagttcggctcaaaattgatactgcaagatcagccgaactgatcttctgaaaaccctaatttcatctttgaaatcatattctaccgatcaaacaaaataaaatcaatcaaaaacaagataggtttgttacgcatacattctaaaatacatctaagagcaattgagatttggatttcgcattacaacatcgctcacttcgattcgtgtttcctttgtttgattaatttctttattgaattggagtcctagatgtttaagtttaaagtttattttgatttttaattttaggtttttgaggataagggaactatgacaaattgaaattatttagggatatatagataattacactacctttagacaccccttataaacccaccctaaataatataatggatgagtatgcctaaaaaaaatgagtatgcctcaaaataggtttcttttTTCATATTCCCATATGACACCCAATTACATGGAGACGGCCCTGCTACATATAGTTATTGAGTACAATGACCTATGTAGAACGCAGCTTTCCAGCTCTCTTGAGAACTTCGGGGATAACACATCAATCTCTAAGGTCGTGAGCTATGTCTTCAAAGCAAAGACCCATGTCCTTTTCATAGAGTTCAATATGAGAATGCAACACCCTCTCGCATTATCCAAACCAACATCAGGATCATAAACCGTGGTCTCTGCACTGAGTGCTTGGCCCTAGAAGTCTagggtttttctttctttttctttatcagTTTGTTCAAAAGAGAAATGATGGTGGCCATGTGAGCTATCATATCAACTCCTCCTCTCTCTTACTACCGTTATTATTGTTATGGCCTTTCTCTCCTTTTAAAATTATTATCTGCTAGCTACGGCATATCAATTCTCAGACAGTTGGAGGATTCATTCATCTGTTAATTTCAAATATTTAATTTCATATACTCAAATATTCCTGGGATTTTGTGCTCGTCGTATGGTACTACTACTACTAAATCAAATCGGAAAAATATCATATCCATTAATCGAGTACAAGATTCAAGTGTATTCAACTCCAACCACTACGACTAGCTTTGGACTAGACACACTTTGATAAGTCTTCATCAGGTGTATAAATTCATCTGCATAGGAGTTTGGAGATAAGGGAACTATTCAATTTTCCATTTATGAATCTCATCTATACACACTCCTATACTTGCCCTTATTAATGGCATACCTCCTCCTGTTATGTGCATATTCAAAGTTCTAAACAGTATTGCTTTTGAGAGTATGTGCATATGCATGCATGATTATTCTTCAACTTATATATATAGTAAAAGTCATCAAGtgctttttgtgtttgttttgctTTATCACTTCCCCCATTGAGCAAAATTCTTTGGGTCTTCAGTGGTTGGTAATTTTGAAGGCCGAATGCATGACTCTTTTTGCTTTCAACTACTCCCAAAAGAGGTTCCGTAAAACTAAAGCTGAACATAGGTATGGGATGATGGCATGAGAATTAGAATTTCAATGACAACCTTTTTTACCTTACATAAATTTGCAAAAGGAATTatcaaaggcgaccttacttgtACATTTGGCACTTCAAAGGAAAGGAATGTAATGATAAGATGATTCTTCGGCCGACCATGAAAAAACAACTTGTCAAAACTCTCAACGGCTGATTTGAAAAATGCAGAACAAACCGATCTTTAACATTCACGGTCTAAATCAAACAATAACCAAGAAACATCTGTATAATAAATACTTAAAGTTTTCCGTAAGTATTAAACTACTAAATTAGAATAGCAGAAATAAAACTTCTTGACTTGAGAGAGATTCTTTTTTCTTTGATAAGAATGTATGTAACTAGATTAGATATAGTTAGGATACATCTCATCTGCATTTGGAGTAGAGGTGAAGGTTGAAATTTTGTCCAAAGATAGAGTTTGAAATAGCTAGAAAGTTAGGAGGACAATCCAAGGCTGCCAATGGGGGTGCCAATTGCTTGGTGGTGTACCAACCCAAAGGCAAATGGTTGTTTTGTTCTACATATAATATGGTACACCTCCAAACAATTTGGTATCCCTATTAGCAATTTTGGGAAAATCGGTGTAATCCAAGATTTCTATTGGATTTaacttaattttttttgataGTTTGGTACAGTGGTCCTAGACTCTTCCTAAATCCCATTTATTTACGAGTTTTAACAATTACAAGGATTGGAACTCTGACCTCCGCAGTGGGAGGGAGCATGAGAACCATCAGACCATATGATGGTTCTCCCATTTAACTTGTTAACTACTGCAACAACTACCTTGTTGGCTTCCTCACACAGCTAAAATCTACTACATTTTGTTTAATTCATGTAACTTTTTAATTCAATTCTTAATTTCTTGTACTCTTGATAAAACTGTCCAGCTGATGAAATTGTAGTCCCTTCTAAGCCTTAGTGAGTCTAGCAGCTCTCCCTTCTTGAGAGTGATTGATTTGGAGATGTAGAACCAATTTAACAATGGCATTCACAACCCAAATCAAATAATactccaactccaactccaacgtGTATTTAGAAGATATGATCCAAGCTTTCTTTGAGTGAGGCTCAAAACTGCTCGAGTAGAATTTTTACCAAGAACAAGAATACCTTAAATTGGGACCATATAGAGATTGATTTTGTTTGGCTTTCTATGACTTAGACCACACATAACATCCATCATGTGTGATATAAAAGTGTAGCAGTAGTACTCTTCATTGCAACTACCACTGTTCAACCTTAACTAAATACCAATAATTGAACCCATTTTTCCTTCACTTTTTTTCAACTGTTTAACTGTTTTATTGCCATATAACTTAACATCCTtccaaaatcatccaaaaaatcCAAACACAACCAAACAATATAAACTGAAaattacacacaaaaaaaaagaaaaaaaaaattaaaatgaaaaatgaaaaatacacTTTGTTCATACCTTCatgaaaaagagaagagaaaaaacaaaattacaaaaatgaGGTAATTTCATAATGTCACCGAACACTACCAAATTCATGTAAGGTAAAACATTTCTTATCATTGGAACCATTGGGTTAGTAATTTCTCATGGAACTAGCAACCCCTTGGCCCTTAGCCTTGAACTCTTGAggacaagaaaaaaaatgaagccATGAAAGTTTATAGAGCTGATAGATGTTAAAACATTGATATACTACACAGTGCTTATGATATACTATAGCTTATAGATGATAAGAAAACAAGGTAAAACTGCTCTTGAATCAAATACCAACAATTTCCCATTCCTCTCTATTCCACCACTGAACGAGTCAAACTCATCTCGTTTATCCATAAACGTTTCAACTCCGAGTCGTTTACAAACTCTACCGGCGATGACTCTACACACCAGCATAGCTCTGGTCCCTTTCCCACCACCTGCATTCTCATGGGCCCCACCACTACCGGAGAATGTGCATATACCTGAATCTTTACCGGAGAAGTTAGTACACAACCCACCGGCTTCATATACGGCACCGGCGGTAGGACCTAGACAATGAAATCTCATCATCTCGTTACCATCAGCCATACATCTAACAtgatcatcttcttctttgaGAATAATACCTGCCGGACTGACAGAAACTGCTCTAGATTTCACAATCTCTCTGTATTCTTCAAAACGGGCAACAGTTTTAGGCAGATTCTGAACCTTAAAAATCATCTCGATCCGACCAGAAAATGCTTTTGGCGACCAGCTCGTATGGAAGATGATTTCAACTACATTACGCGATGGATGTGCTTCTGTGAGCTCAGTAAGTGTTGGAAAAAACGGTTCAGCTGAAGAACGAGTTATTCCCGTACCGTTTCTATTCAGATGGTGATGAACTCTGTTTGTTACCGTTGATGCTGTTGTACTCGGAGTAGAACTCGGTTCAGATTTTGTTGATGATCTTGCTGAATGATATGCCGATGATCTTGATGATGATATGTGTGTCTTTGTTTTTGAAGATGTTGATTGGTATGATTTTCTTGGTCtgttcttattggtttcaactACATCTTTGAGATTCTGAAAGTTTTTTCTACAACTTGATGAAGAAAGAAGATGGTTAAGATTAGCAGGTTTAGAGCTGGTGTTGTTGTTTGGAACATAAACGTCTTCAAAAGCTCTTGACTTGCACTGTAATGATTTAACCCAACCAGTAGCCATATATGCCCAACAGTaaacaagaacaagaacaagaactGATCAGTGAGCAGATTTGGATAATGATCTATAATATGATCCTATATGAAGAAGACACAGACTGCAGTATTTGGAGATGAACATAAACATCATTCagaagaagaataataagaagTTAAAATTTAGAAAGTCAGGAAATGTGGAAATAGAGAGTTGTTTTACGGAAATCTGGGAATTTttggaaggagaaggagaagaagaagaaataggaaAGAAAACAGTTGGGACCTATTAAAATGTACTATCTCTGTATTTGTCCCCTGCATTCATATTGTTACATCTGTATTTACTAAATAGCCCTTTAATACTTATACTGTTTTGCTCATATGGTTGCTGTATTTACTAAATAACGCAGTTGGGACTTATAAGGCGTTTGGATGCGCATTCAAAAATTCATTTTAATTTCTAGAAGGCAGTTTGAgtataaattttaaaactttcagaaataaaaaaattaattttttgtgaaacaaaataaTTTTGCTTCTAACTTCTGCTTTTGATATATAAATGCGTTATTAATTAATTAGGTCGAAAGCTCAAAATTCTTTAATGACTTTTAGAAGTACAAAAATCTAACGCTTTATGTCCGTTCTTTCTGATTTTCGGGATTAAAACTAATTTCGAAGAAATATTAATATCCGAAGACGGATCAAAGTAAAAGTAAATTTCATTAACTCGCATTTTTTCACTACCTGTTTCAAATTTTGGCCACTAGACATATCAAAAACTTAGACATGGTGAAAAATATTGGCCAAAACCGGCTAGCTTTGCAAGGTTCTTTCATGCAAGTTTTCTAGTTCTGCCACTGGTAATATTTCTACTTCTCATATCTGAACAACTATTAGGTTAATTATCGTGTCCTTATCATGTAACTCATAGTAGATTAAGGCCACCCAACCCTAACAAACTTTGCTTCCACGGTTGAAAATTAGAGgtgatgtattttttattttattgttttactAAATGCAACGGGGCACCTACTCCTAAAACTTTTTAATACAttccatctttttgtatttttttgaacTAGTGGAGGACATAATGTTATGGGACATAtacaaaagaaaatactaattactAGAGTGAGAAGATAATAAAGTTCAATTTCTTATGCAAATGAGAGGGTATTTGAAAACTTTGAAGCCTAGCATTAAGGAGAAGATTAGTTGAGGAAGTTAGTTGTGTGCTATGCGAAAAAAGCACTGGTTAAGAGACATAATCATCAAGATACTATTAATCCTAGGAAACATGTCAGATTTCTTTCAAAAACCAACAAAGCTGAAAGTAAAAATTAATAAAAGAAAACTCCCATCAATCAAAGAATGATGCAAATTGTAGAGCCTGTAATTTTGTACTAACAAGTAAAAACTAACAGTCCTGCTAATGTTTTCCATATGTCTTATTTTCTCAACAAAATGACATCCAGATACATTAGTTAGCTCCGAAAATGTTAAACATGGGACAAAAGCAAACGCAAAAAAGATAATCCAGATACAGGAAGAAAATGAGAGAATAACCGACGTGATGCCCATCCGTGGCTGCACACAAAAGCAACCCCCGGTAATCTATCGTCCCAGGAGCTGCCACCTTTTGTCCCATATCTATCCGAGCCCTTTTGACATGGCTGTAACAACTTCGGTTTAGCTCAGTTAACTAGCTAAAATTAGTTATTTGGGCCGATTTTAAGATGTctgttaaaaccgattttttttTCGGTAGTTAAACAATTTGATACTGCCAAGTTTCCGTCTCGGATCACTGTTATCATCACTTTACCATTGATGTAATGTCCGTCGAGACCGAATATCTCAACCGAATTGGCTGAACCAAGTCGATTgatatttgatattttggaatgcCGAGTAACTCCCTGAtgattaggttttattttttacCTTATCATAAACgaaattgaaaataaataaatgaaaagaTTATTTTTTGTGGGACAGAAAAAGTACAGAGTAATAACCTGATCAATAACCACAAATTCCTATAAGGAACTCTTTTTTCTTATTCTGACATGATCTTCCGAGGAACTGGTGGTGCTATTCACAACACAAAACACCACTCTATCCACAGCTCACAACATCTGAACCCTACATTTCTCAAATGGTGTACCTTTTTTCTAACGGTAGGTCTTGGCTGAATAAATTGAACCACTACATGTGCAACACCTAGCATTTGAGTGGTGATTAGTGTGGCGAAGAGTGCTTGGAATAGCATTTCCTCTTGCTCCATTTCTGGTAACTTTGTTATCAAATACAAATACTATTGAGAGCCAAGTCTTCCCCATCCAATTACCAAGCTCCAGGGAAAAAAAGATCTTCATGAATAATGAGTATCATTCAGTTCAATAATTAGCTTCTTTAAACAGATCACGGAGATCATGCTGAGAAAAAAACACCATAGTAACTGCTATCGTCTGTGTTTTTTCACTTGATGTGGAGAGAAGAAGCAAGAAACGTACAATGCAGTTTCTGGTTGGTGAAAAGTGAAAAGATAAACGCAATTTAAGCCCAAAAATGCTTTCAACCAACCCATAAAATCATAAATGTCTCACTCGCATCATCCCTCTTCATTACTTAAACTTAGAATACAAGCAAAATACCCATTAGTACAAAACAACATAAATATTCTTACGAGAGTACTAATCTCACTTAAATAACAATGTACTTTGCGCTTTGGTTTTAGATTTAGTTTTGGTGATCTCTTTTAATGGTGGCCGGATGAGCTTGCAATAACTTCCGCACGTTGGTAATGCATTCAAGAATCACATGGGATGGGAAGCTTCTTTGTTCCGAGAATTTTATATTAAATAAAGCTCTCTCTCGATCGGTCCAAACAAAGAAAAATACTAAGACAATTAAAAAAAGTGATCGACAACAGCAGGGAGAAAATAGTGGAAGGAAGAGGGGAATTTTAGAAGGAGAATGGAAACTGTCAAAAGCTCTGAAATGCAAATTTATATAAAACGACAGTTTTTCTTTAACTTGTTATAGAGACCGTGATGATAATGAGTGTGACTAGTAGTGGACTAGAAAGAGTATTTTCCTCGTCTGAGTCCTGCAGCTCAGCTCATTGAGAATCTCAATATCTATCAGTAAGTAGTACAGATAGTTTTAATAAACAATGTGAAGGCAACAAAATATTGCTAAGATTTATGTTTATTAATTTGCATTTATGTGCAAATATACAATGCAGATCAGTAATTAAAGAGCTCAGAAACCACAACATGGGTTTGAGTCGACTTGATTCATTATTACATGAGTGCTAGTCGATTATACAGTATACACTACAGTAGGTAAGCAGCCGCTTAATCTtatgcttcaaaataaaaataaaataaaaaaatagctgCTTCTAATATGTTAAGAACTTGAGAATATGTTTATTGTTTGGATATAATTTTCCAGAAGAATTTACTTTTCGACTTAACTAAATCGAAAAATCAGAATATAGTTTGGATTCTAATTTCCGAATAAATTCTAGAAACAAAAGTTACTTTTTATGAAGTAAATTATTTtagcttttgaattttgaattgattTCTGTTTTTGGAGATGAAAAGCTGAAGCAAAATCTAACATCCTGAGTCTTGAAAGATGGT
This genomic stretch from Papaver somniferum cultivar HN1 chromosome 5, ASM357369v1, whole genome shotgun sequence harbors:
- the LOC113284304 gene encoding uncharacterized protein LOC113284304; translation: MATGWVKSLQCKSRAFEDVYVPNNNTSSKPANLNHLLSSSSCRKNFQNLKDVVETNKNRPRKSYQSTSSKTKTHISSSRSSAYHSARSSTKSEPSSTPSTTASTVTNRVHHHLNRNGTGITRSSAEPFFPTLTELTEAHPSRNVVEIIFHTSWSPKAFSGRIEMIFKVQNLPKTVARFEEYREIVKSRAVSVSPAGIILKEEDDHVRCMADGNEMMRFHCLGPTAGAVYEAGGLCTNFSGKDSGICTFSGSGGAHENAGGGKGTRAMLVCRVIAGRVCKRLGVETFMDKRDEFDSFSGGIERNGKLLVFDSRAVLPCFLIIYKL